A genomic stretch from Podospora pseudoanserina strain CBS 124.78 chromosome 3, whole genome shotgun sequence includes:
- a CDS encoding hypothetical protein (COG:M; CAZy:GT2_Chitin_synth; EggNog:ENOG503NXHC), with translation MANRMSMYSMASEPGLGPRGAGQQPSQVSTTTLLNAVHNIYLSGQSYRLDAGTSLVVNTWLTASLAGPDGRAGGTVDAALAARAWEHARRRAEDGCIILGSLHTSTPSLLRPFLSSLPVSIPPVLLTALSALEPFLRCVTPHNPSTPRQTALGVTLTLNLTGNLTAASIALAQGGIDTEKGLLRIPQEAGHRAFDVFYYLLTSASTPAEREFLGLKAASHYSLLARSGTYDPPSYLPTADDGAAADDFRSALKEIGIKGSSHRKFISTLAGLLKLGNTIDYNVDEDVLDDICEDVGGLLGLEPEILAKQCTTDDRSIFIGGLYEALVDWVIKKANETIAAQMGAEAGSRTPSANDDSGDTVCLTVLEVPDPNLGKAVAMRGIFDDTTGINAEMKQDGIEVAPAGSSVLREMQNAVAECGPELGIMVGTQGRERQHALEKREEVLEKIGHSAEDDGFIKQLLFPVPAEGINLGRIGRLDISAILGASRAWYHLSIHPTDESPASLAALPSVNSAWSAGTVSRQLRAWRLPEWANRRNKHLDFTADFDLDEFVQRFRALGCTEGRDGIESWILERGWSNGEVVVGSERVWMRENAWWEAETMLDIKPVEERLGSMPNMMPPTLGSGYSATGSGFFPPQQPFANSSFNGSHDQLVGVHQRNMSQPSVGGVQAMRAPSIAPTAMTGMQNATPGDYGLGTKGDTYKGQVFYNGVDQFAGDLDPDLAAGKHIEERPIETSRKIWVFVVWALTWWIPSPLLKWVGRMKRPDVRMAWREKLVLCFIIFFINAIIVFWIIFFGKLLCPNFDKAWTRNEVLNHNGEDDFWVSHRGKVYDITKFWKLNHGTSRQPTNREFMQPMGGADMDPYIEIPLLLACPRLGIEDDKVALRTNDSLIENANAIHKSGFGGIGRMADADWYTKRFLPRMKEFYHGELVWDSNKIKAAGREENKYWFIYEGKVYDLSDYFDTQQYNENIPRYTFLNTQLTNLVKNNPGEDLTEQITNIWAKANTTEGNNIGNTLNCLNNRFYVGTPDFRYSARCQVNNWILLGFSCMICAVILIKFVSALQFGSKRRPSPQDKFVICQVPAYTEGEDSLRKALDSLTALQYDNKRKLICVICDGVIVGEGNDRPTPKIVLDILGVDPKTDPPALPFKSVGAGSEQLNYGKVYSGLYEYEGNVVPYLVVVKVGKPSEQDKTKPGNRGKRDSQILLMSFLNRVHHRAPMSPLELEMFHQINNVIGVDPELYEYLFMVDADTCVREDSLNRLVAACANDAKIAGICGETSLQNEERSWWTMIQVYEYYISHHLAKAFESLFGSVTCLPGCFTMYRLRTADRGKPLIISDEVIRDYSDCHVDTLHKKNLLSLGEDRYLTTLMTRYFPYMSYKFIPDAYCQTAAPDKWSVLLSQRRRWINSTIHNLVELMFLPEMCGFCFFSMRFVVFIDLTGTIILPATCVYLGWLLYTVISGTGQFPLISIIMLAAVYGLQALIFILKRQWQHVGWMIIYILAFPIYSFILPIYSFWNQDNFTWGNTRIVIGESGKKQVVAVDDEGFDPRSIPLQRWDDYATMNGLPGRRGYNGEKVMDENMNVFNEQYEMDDMKSVYSSIRQPSVLTGLPGRGAGAYMPPTPSTPFTPGGPMTRTSTFAGATPYSDNPLAHRQSMLSMGTAAEMQRRHSNSPYQDYPGSRPSMTNLRTMTGTPPIGGGGNLAVPGGLAGNRMSTGTMLSGGPSRLGMHSDLGHASTGSFDFQRGLGQGPDEQAIVEAIRSVMREVDLDNVTKKQVRALVEQRLQCEITGVKRTFMDKEIDNELAAM, from the exons ATGGCCAACCGCATGTCGATGTACTCGATGGCTTCAGAACCGGGATTGGGGCCTCGAGGTGCCGGACAGCAGCCATCCCAggtttccaccaccaccctgctCAATGCCGTCCACAACATTTACCTCTCGGGACAATCGTACCGGCTCGACGCCGGGACTAGCCTCGTCGTCAACACATGGCTAACCGCCTCATTAGCAGGCCCGGATGGGCGCGCCGGAGGGACTGTTGATGCTGCCCTGGCAGCCAGAGCGTGGGAACATGCTCGCCGTCGCGCTGAAGATGGTTGCATTATTCTGGG GTCTCTTCACACCTCTACACCCTCGCTACTACGACCATTCCTATCCTCTCTCCCCGTCTCGATCCCTCCCGTTCTTCTCACCGCTCTCAGTGCCCTCGAGCCATTTTTGCGCTGCGtgacaccacacaacccatCGACCCCGAGACAAACGGCTCTTGGTGTAACCCTGACGCTGAACCTGACGGGTAACCTCACCGCGGCATCCATCGCCCTCGCCCAGGGAGGCATTGACACAGAGAAGGGTCTCCTTCGCATTCCTCAGGAGGCCGGCCACCGTGCATTTGACGTGTTTTACTACCTTCTTACCTCTGCCTCCACGCCAGCCGAGAGGGAATTCCTTGGCCTCAAGGCGGCCTCTCACTACAGCCTCCTTGCTCGCTCCGGCACATATGACCCCCCATCATACCTCCCCACTGCCGATGACGGCGCTGCCGCTGATGACTTCCGGTCTGCGCTCAAGGAAATTGGCATCAAGGGATCCTCGCACCGCAAGTTCATCTCGACTCTCGCTGGTCTGTTGAAGTTGGGCAACACAATCGACTACAACGTGGATGAAGATGTTTTGGACGACATCTGCGAGGATGTCGGCGGTCTTCTCGGTCTGGAGCCTGAAATCCTGGCCAAGCAGTGCACCACCGACGACCGCTCCATCTTCATCGGTGGACTCTACGAGGCATTGGTCGACTgggtcatcaagaaggccaacGAGACAATCGCCGCGCAAATGGGTGCCGAGGCTGGAAGCAGGACGCCCTCTGCCAACGATGACAGTGGCGACACTGTTTGCTTGACGGTGCTCGAGGTCCCTGACCCAAATCTGGGCAAGGCCGTTGCCATGCGTGGCATCTTTGATGATACCACCGGCATCAACGCCGAAATGAAGCAGGACGGCATCGAGGTCGCACCGGCTGGAAGCTCAGTTCTCCGCGAGATGCAGAACGCCGTGGCTGAATGCGGGCCCGAGCTTGGAATCATGGTTGGCACgcaaggaagggaaaggcAGCATGCGCtcgagaagagggaggaggtgctcgAGAAGATCGGCCACTCGGCTGAGGACGATGGCTTCATCAAGCAGCTTCTCTTCCCTGTGCCCGCCGAGGGCATCAACCTCGGCCGTATTGGTCGTTTGGATATCTCTGCCATTCTCGGCGCGAGCAGAGCGTGGTATCACCTTTCTATTCACCCCACAGATGAATCTCCAGCCAGCTTGGCTGCTCTCCCGTCTGTAAACTCTGCTTGGTCTGCCGGCACGGTATCTCGCCAGCTCCGGGCGTGGAGGTTACCAGAGTGGGCAAACCGCCGTAACAAGCACCTCGACTTCACGGCCGATTTCGACCTTGACGAGTTTGTGCAGCGGTTCCGCGCTCTTGGATGCACCGAGGGCCGTGATGGCATTGAAAGTTGGATTCTGGAGCGCGGATGGAGCAAcggcgaggtggtggttggttctGAGCGCGTCTGGATGAGGGAAAATGCCTGGTGGGAGGCGGAAACGATGCTGGATATCAAGCCCGTGGAGGAGAGATTGGGAAGCATGCCTAACATGATGCCGCCAACACTCGGGTCTGGGTATTCTGCCACCGGCAGCGGGTTTTtcccaccacagcagccGTTTGCCAACTCGTCCTTCAATGGCAGCCACGATCAGCTTGTGGGTGTCCACCAGAGGAACATGAGCCAGCCCAGTGTTGGTGGCGTTCAAGCCATGAGAGCCCCATCCATTGCCCCCACCGCCATGACGGGCATGCAAAATGCCACCCCTGGTGACTATGGTCTCGGTACCAAGGGCGATACCTACAAGGGTCAGGTCTTTTACAATGGCGTGGACCAGTTCGCTGGTGATCTCGACCCTGATCTCGCCGCTGGAAAGCACATCGAGGAACGACCGATCGAGACATCCAGAAAGATCTGGGTGTTTGTCGTTTGGGCCTTGACGTGGTGGATCCCATCACCTCTCCTCAAATGGGTTGGTCGTATGAAGCGACCTGACGTGCGGATGGCCTGGCGTGAAAAGCTTGTTCtctgcttcatcatcttcttcatcaacgccaTCATCGTTTTCTGGATCATCTTCTTCGGCAAGCTACTTTGCCCCAACTTCGACAAGGCCTGGACGCGGAACGAGGTTCTTAATCACAACGGAGAAGATGACTTTTGGGTCAGTCACCGTGGCAAGGTATACGACATTACAAAGTTCTGGAAGCTCAACCACGGCACCTCGAGACAACCAACGAATAGGGAGTTCATGCAGCCTATGGGAGGCGCCGACATGGATCCCTACATCGAGATTCCGCTGCTGCTTGCCTGCCCCAGACTCGGCATCGAGGATGACAAAGTTGCTCTTCGGACCAACGACTCCCTGATTGAGAACGCCAATGCCATCCACAAGTCTGGCTTTGGTGGCATTGGTAGAATGGCGGATGCTGACTGGTATACCAAGAGGTTTTTGCCTCGCATGAAGGAATTCTACCACGGAGAGCTGGTTTGGGATTccaacaagatcaaggcgGCAGGCCGCGAGGAGAACAAATACTGGTTCATTTATGAGGGCAAGGTGTATGACTTAAGCGATTATTTTGACACCCAGCAGTACAACGAGAACATCCCCCGATACACCTTCCTCAATACCCAGCTCACCAACCTGGTCAAGAACAACCCTGGCGAGGACCTCACTGAGCAAATCACCAACATCTgggccaaggccaacacgACAGAGGGCAACAACATCGGCAACACGCTGAACTGCCTGAACAACCGGTTTTACGTTGGTACCCCCGATTTCCGCTACAGCGCCAGGTGCCAGGTCAACAACTGGATTCTGCTCGGCTTCTCTTGCATGATCTGCGCTGTCATTTTGATCAAGTTCGTGTCTGCCTTGCAGTTCGGCTCCAAGAGACGCCCGTCCCCGCAGGACAAGTTCGTGATCTGCCAGGTGCCCGCCTACACTGAAGGCGAGGATTCTCTCAGGAAAGCTCTCGACTCTCTCACGGCTCTTCAGTACGACAACAAGAGGAAGCTGATCTGCGTCATTTGCGACGGTGTCATTGTCGGTGAAGGCAACGACCGGCCCACCCCCAAGATCGTCTTGGATATTCTCGGTGTCGACCCCAAGACAGATCCTCCCGCCCTGCCTTTCAAGTCCGTCGGTGCGGGCAGCGAACAGCTCAACTATGGCAAGGTCTACTCTGGTCTCTACGAGTACGAAGGCAACGTGGTCCCCTATCTTGTGGTTGTCAAGGTTGGCAAGCCCTCTGAGCAGGACAAGACCAAGCCCGGTAATCGTGGCAAGCGTGACTCGCAGATTCTGCTGATGAGCTTCCTCAACCGTGTTCATCACCGCGCCCCTATGAGCCCGCTCGAGTTGGAGATGTTCCACCAGATCAACAATGTTATCGGTGTGGATCCTGAGTTGTACGAGTATCTCTTCATGGTTGATGCCGATACCTGCGTCCGGGAAGACTCTCTGAACCGTCTTGTTGCCGCTTGTGCCAATGACGCCAAGATTGCAGGTATCTGCGGTGAGACGAGCTTGCAGAATGAGGAGCGTTCGTGGTGGACTATGATTCAGGTTTATGAGTACTACATCTCCCATCATCTCGCCAAGGCTTTCGAGTCTCTCTTCGGCAGCGTTACCTGTCTACCGGGCTG CTTCACCATGTACCGTCTTCGCACCGCTGACCGTGGCAAGCCCTTGATCATTTCCGACGAGGTCATCCGCGACTACAGCGACTGCCACGTCGACACCCTGCACAAGAAGAATCTGCTCTCTCTCGGTGAGGATCGTTacctcaccacactcatGACCAGATATTTCCCCTACATGTCCTACAAGTTCATCCCCGACGCCTACTGCCAAACCGCCGCCCCCGACAAATGGTCCGTTCTCCTGTCTCAGCGTCGTCGTTGGATCAACTCGACCATCCACAACCTGGTCGAGCTGATGTTCCTCCCCGAGATGTGCGGCTTCTGTTTCTTCTCCATGCGcttcgtcgtcttcatcgATCTCACCGGtaccatcatcctccccgccaccTGCGTCTACCTCGGCTGGCTTTTGTACACGGTCATCTCCGGCACCGGCCAGTTCCCCTTgatctccatcatcatgttGGCAGCCGTGTACGgcctccaagccctgattTTCATCCTCAAGCGTCAATGGCAGCACGTAGGCTGGATGATCATTTACATCCTCGCCTTCCCAATCTACTCCTTCATCCTCCCAATCTACTCCTTCTGGAACCAAGACAACTTCACCTGGGGCAACACCCGCATCGTCATTGGGGAATCGGGCAAAAAGCAAGTCGTCGccgtcgacgacgagggcTTTGACCCTCgctccatccccctccaacggTGGGACGACTACGCGACCATGAACGGCCTCCCAGGCCGCCGCGGCTACAACGGGGAGAAGGTCATGGACGAGAACATGAACGTCTTCAACGAGCAATACGAAATGGACGACATGAAGTCAGTCTACTCCTCCATCCGCCAGCCCTCCGTCCTGACTGGTCTCCCCGGTCGCGGTGCGGGCGCTTACATGCCCCCCACCCCGAGCACGCCTTTCACTCCCGGCGGCCCAATGACCCGCACCAGCACCTTTGCCGGCGCAACCCCTTACTCTGACAACCCCCTCGCCCACCGGCAGTCAATGCTATCAATGGGCACCGCGGCAGAAATGCAACGCAGAcactccaactccccctaTCAAGACTACCCCGGCTCTCGCCCAAGCATGACCAACCTCCGCACTATGACAGGAACCCCGCCAATAGGCGGCGGTGGTAACCTCGCCGTCCCGGGGGGTCTCGCGGGCAATAGGATGTCCACCGGCACTATGCTCTCTGGCGGGCCAAGCAGACTGGGCATGCACTCGGACCTCGGGCACGCCTCCACCGGGTCCTTTGACTTCCAGCGGGGCTTGGGTCAGGGCCCAGACGAGCAGGCGATTGTGGAAGCTATCCGGAgtgtgatgagggaggtggacTTGGACAATGTGACCAAGAAGCAGGTCAGGGCGTTGGTCGAGCAGAGGCTGCAGTGCGAGATTACAGGGGTGAAGAGGACGTTTATGGATAAGGAGATTGATAATGAGCTGGCTGCTATGTAA
- a CDS encoding hypothetical protein (EggNog:ENOG503P8E0), which produces MHSTEPSPTERGRARLPSLAQAIGTWDEEVDHHINSHLKGHANSQVAKANGKTAARPNAPKKSHTYDCSRPQLPGTAAPVTAPSFRANSYVAAVQSLDPRPLQQLHNERSYLVYNLQKQGQRATRLFQKYAALEALMSGNQTPAEAKKSKREMSSLKNKISESTQQEQLILIRLGELHIELQNRDRWMQVHQPLPPQLLPIMQQYPPILAAATAGVHYHPQGQYYEETPLTATAAPFSPGGGEEYFYENEEIYEEDDPGQPTALDPMSPCFTPAVQFSEDIWSRSLRPTSDNHGLEEIGPKTAIPEPGSSSSATTEESDIPGQSTPIKQEELESYPGTETDNDAPIPPTAIRVTTTTTTTTRQEEDPESSGEEVVNVNDSTWATEEDDSEPEDVNAWKKKLKRLSHHAVPLALRARDKRMSLPSLKDLWPRSRKNSLAS; this is translated from the coding sequence ATGCATTCCACTGAGCCTTCGCCAACCGAGAGGGGGCGCGCCAGACTTCCGTCTCTCGCTCAGGCTATTGGTActtgggatgaggaggttgatcaccacatcaacagTCACCTCAAAGGTCATGCCAACAGCCAGGTTGCCAAGGCCAACGGCAAGACTGCTGCGAGGCCAAATGCACCCAAAAAGTCACACACCTACGACTGTTCCCGGCCACAACTTCCCGGGACTGCTGCCCCGGTGACGGCGCCCTCTTTCAGGGCGAACAGCTATGTAGCAGCTGTCCAAAGCCTCGACCCCCGACcgctccagcagctgcacAACGAGCGGTCCTACCTCGTCTACAACCTCCAAAAGCAGGGCCAACGTGCCACCCGGCTCTTCCAAAAGTATGCCGCTCTCGAGGCCCTCATGTCGGGCAACCAGACAcccgccgaggccaagaagtcAAAAAGGGAGATGTCCTCTCTCAAGAACAAGATCAGCGAAAGCACCCAGCAAGAGCAGCTTATCCTCATCCGCCTCGGCGAGCTCCACATTGAGCTCCAAAACCGAGACCGCTGGATGCAAGTCCAccagcctctccctcctcagctgCTCCCCATCATGCAGCAATACCCCCCCATTCTCGCTGCGGCTACCGCCGGCGTGCATTACCATCCCCAAGGGCAATACTACGAAGAGACCCCCTTGACCGCCACCGCGGCCCCCTTCTCtcccgggggaggagaagagtaCTTTTACGAGAACGAGGAGATCtacgaagaagacgacccAGGCCAACCCACCGCCCTGGACCCAATGTCCCCTTGCTTCACCCCCGCGGTGCAATTCTCAGAAGACATCTGGTCCCGCTCACTCCGGCCCACCTCTGACAATCATGGTCTTGAGGAAATCGGCCCCAAGACTGCGATTCCCGAACCgggctcttcctcctctgcgaCTACAGAAGAGTCCGATATCCCAGGGCAGTCAACGCCCATCAAGCAAGAGGAGCTGGAGTCCTACCCTGGAACTGAGACCGATAATGACGCTCCTATTCCCCCTACTGCTATCCGGGTCACTACCACTACCACTACCACGACGAGACAGGAAGAAGATCCGGAGTCgtctggtgaggaggtggtcaaCGTGAATGACTCGACCTGGGCCACGGAGGAGGACGACTCCGAGCCGGAGGATGTCAACgcgtggaagaagaagctgaagaggCTGAGCCATCATGCTGTTCCCTTGGCGCTGAGGGCGAGG